A section of the Pimelobacter simplex genome encodes:
- a CDS encoding energy-coupling factor ABC transporter ATP-binding protein, translating to MTTPVLDVRSLAFAYPDGHQALFGVDLHVHAGERVALLGPNGAGKTTLVLHLNGILSGESGDGAGSVAVSGLPVTKKNLLEIRRRVGIVFQDPDDQLFMGSVRADVAFGPANLGLKGAALDERVMTALDQVGMADFADRPPHHLSFGQRRRVAVATVLAMEPEILVLDEPSSNLDPASRRELADILRGLDVTLLMVTHDLPYALELCPRSVVLSDGKVVADGSTYDVLTDEALMRAHRLELPWGFDPRTIAVDSLPR from the coding sequence GTGACCACGCCCGTCCTCGACGTCCGCTCCCTGGCCTTCGCCTACCCCGACGGGCATCAGGCGCTCTTCGGCGTCGACCTCCACGTCCACGCGGGGGAGCGGGTCGCCCTGCTCGGCCCCAACGGCGCCGGCAAGACCACCCTCGTGCTCCACCTCAACGGCATCCTGTCCGGCGAGAGCGGCGACGGCGCGGGCAGCGTGGCGGTCAGCGGCCTGCCGGTGACCAAGAAGAACCTGCTCGAGATCCGGCGCCGGGTCGGCATCGTCTTCCAGGACCCCGACGACCAGCTCTTCATGGGCTCGGTCCGCGCCGACGTCGCCTTCGGCCCGGCCAACCTCGGCCTCAAGGGCGCCGCGCTCGACGAGCGGGTGATGACCGCGCTCGACCAGGTCGGCATGGCCGACTTCGCCGACCGGCCGCCGCACCACCTCTCCTTCGGCCAGCGGCGCCGGGTCGCGGTCGCGACGGTGCTGGCCATGGAGCCCGAGATCCTCGTTCTCGACGAGCCCAGCTCGAACCTCGACCCCGCCTCGCGCCGCGAGCTCGCCGACATCCTGCGCGGGCTCGACGTGACGCTGCTGATGGTCACCCACGACCTGCCCTACGCCCTGGAGCTCTGCCCCCGGTCCGTGGTGCTCAGCGACGGCAAGGTCGTGGCCGACGGATCGACGTACGACGTGCTCACCGACGAGGCCCTCATGCGTGCCCACCGGTTGGAACTGCCCTGGGGTTTCGACCCGCGCACCATCGCGGTTGATAGCCTGCCCCGGTGA
- a CDS encoding DUF3618 domain-containing protein produces MSETPSDIEREIEEARERLAGTIDQLLYRSHPKTIVSREVAQVKAHYVDVQTGEPRTDNILKTVGIVVGVIALGVVLRKITH; encoded by the coding sequence GTGAGTGAGACTCCCTCTGACATCGAGCGTGAGATCGAGGAGGCGCGCGAGCGCCTCGCAGGCACGATCGACCAGCTCCTCTACCGCTCGCACCCCAAGACGATCGTCAGTCGCGAGGTGGCGCAGGTGAAGGCCCACTACGTCGACGTCCAGACGGGCGAGCCCCGCACGGACAACATCCTCAAGACCGTGGGGATCGTCGTCGGGGTGATCGCCCTCGGCGTCGTGCTGCGCAAGATCACCCACTGA
- a CDS encoding GroES family chaperonin: MTDKTPIKMLHDRILCETDTEAGERRSSGGIVIPATAAMGARRLAWSRVVAVGPHCRAVVTGDKVLYDPDDKAEVEVSGDVYVVMRERDIHAVAADRLGDEAAGLYL; encoded by the coding sequence GTGACCGACAAGACCCCCATCAAGATGCTGCACGACCGCATCCTGTGCGAGACCGACACCGAGGCCGGCGAGCGCCGCTCCTCGGGCGGCATCGTCATCCCCGCCACCGCCGCGATGGGTGCCCGCCGGCTGGCCTGGTCGCGCGTGGTCGCGGTCGGTCCCCACTGCCGTGCGGTGGTGACCGGCGACAAGGTGCTCTACGACCCCGACGACAAGGCCGAGGTCGAGGTCTCCGGCGACGTCTACGTCGTGATGCGCGAGCGCGACATCCACGCGGTCGCCGCCGACCGGCTCGGCGACGAGGCGGCCGGGCTCTACCTCTGA
- a CDS encoding penicillin acylase family protein: MRSPRLLTLLAAALVVPVLAAAGPGPTDAAPAPAPASAPAPSYQVTVKITAHGIPHITARDWGSLGYGSGYATARSSICNLADTVLTARGQRSRYLGPDARYRDGVSMEASNLQVDAFVTDLRNRKVVEGLLTSPAGPTPRAREMVKGYAAGVNRWLRENRITDPACRGQAWIKPDATELDLWYGVYLANLIGSSGVFVKEIVEADPPTLQDPGLPDLGIGLQLPTTKAEVPAYAAQVDREALLRSLGQESDFGSNATAIGGDKSSTGRGLLLGNPHFPWVGRYKFTQQHLTLPGQYDAAGGSLMGSPVVNIGWNKDVAWSHTVSTAYRFTPYEYLTVGPGPLYLSANGLLKKAERRWVEIAAKQPDGSIKTVREDLWRTPQGYVIDSPSQFMGWSPISLWAIRDANAEHLRTIDTFLSMGQATSSRDLLRRQDAGGGMPWVNTIAADRGGDVLYADHSVVPNVPDALVTRCLTPVGLLLKTVAGLPGLNGLLADSACAWGTDADAQRPGILGPAKLPAVVRRDWVINANDSYWTPNDQVRLEGYASIIGCEKCARTMRTRMVAQYVIDRLKVGKETPETLRGHEYENRVRAAEVMREGGRLDEVCAKTGETRACAVLKAWDGHSDVTSVGTHLFEAFVERAPTGTNLWTVPFDAKNPFTTPRGLKTTAPVVKAMQAAIDAVRKAGVAFDAPWGSLQVAGDRGAPAYPLGGGEGDLAGNANALASIAPAGNTDRYKPVSYGSSHVQAVSYLADGSVDARTILTYSQDEDPASPWSADQTRLYSQEQWVRFPWTPAQVQAALVRTITLQGS, translated from the coding sequence GTGCGCTCCCCCCGACTGCTGACGCTGCTCGCCGCCGCCCTCGTGGTGCCCGTCCTGGCCGCGGCCGGGCCCGGGCCCACCGACGCGGCACCGGCACCGGCGCCCGCGTCGGCTCCCGCGCCGTCGTACCAGGTGACGGTCAAGATCACCGCCCACGGCATCCCGCACATCACCGCGCGCGACTGGGGCTCGCTCGGCTACGGCAGCGGCTACGCCACGGCGCGCTCGTCGATCTGCAACCTGGCCGACACGGTGCTCACCGCGCGCGGTCAGCGCTCGCGCTACCTGGGGCCGGACGCGCGCTACCGCGACGGCGTCTCGATGGAGGCCAGCAACCTCCAGGTCGACGCCTTCGTCACCGACCTGCGCAACCGCAAGGTGGTCGAGGGCCTGCTCACCTCGCCGGCCGGCCCGACCCCGCGGGCCCGCGAGATGGTCAAGGGCTACGCGGCCGGGGTCAACCGGTGGCTGCGCGAGAACCGGATCACCGACCCGGCCTGCCGCGGCCAGGCCTGGATCAAGCCCGACGCCACCGAGCTCGACCTCTGGTACGGCGTCTACCTGGCCAACCTGATCGGCTCGTCGGGGGTCTTCGTCAAGGAGATCGTCGAGGCGGACCCGCCGACCCTCCAGGACCCGGGCCTGCCCGACCTCGGCATCGGCCTGCAGCTGCCCACGACCAAGGCCGAGGTCCCGGCGTACGCCGCGCAGGTCGACCGCGAGGCGCTCCTGCGCTCGCTGGGGCAAGAGAGCGACTTCGGCTCCAACGCGACCGCCATCGGCGGCGACAAGAGCTCCACCGGGCGCGGGCTGCTGCTCGGCAACCCGCACTTCCCGTGGGTCGGGCGCTACAAGTTCACCCAGCAGCACCTCACCCTCCCGGGCCAGTACGACGCCGCGGGCGGCTCGCTGATGGGCTCGCCCGTCGTCAACATCGGCTGGAACAAGGACGTCGCGTGGAGCCACACGGTCTCCACCGCCTACCGCTTCACGCCCTACGAGTACCTCACCGTCGGCCCCGGCCCGCTCTACCTCAGCGCCAACGGCCTGCTCAAGAAGGCCGAGCGGCGCTGGGTCGAGATCGCGGCCAAGCAGCCCGACGGCTCCATCAAGACCGTGCGCGAGGACCTGTGGCGCACGCCCCAGGGCTACGTGATCGACAGCCCCTCGCAGTTCATGGGCTGGTCGCCGATCAGCCTCTGGGCGATCCGTGACGCCAACGCCGAGCACCTGCGCACCATCGACACGTTCCTCTCGATGGGCCAGGCCACGAGCAGCCGCGACCTCCTGCGCCGCCAGGACGCCGGGGGCGGCATGCCGTGGGTCAACACGATCGCCGCCGACCGCGGTGGCGACGTGCTCTACGCCGACCACAGCGTCGTCCCCAACGTCCCCGACGCGCTCGTCACCCGCTGCCTGACGCCGGTGGGCCTGCTCCTCAAGACCGTGGCCGGGCTGCCCGGCCTCAACGGCCTGCTCGCCGACAGCGCCTGCGCGTGGGGCACCGACGCCGACGCGCAGCGCCCCGGCATCCTCGGGCCCGCGAAGCTGCCCGCCGTCGTGCGCCGCGACTGGGTGATCAACGCCAACGACTCCTACTGGACGCCCAACGACCAGGTCCGGCTCGAGGGCTACGCCTCGATCATCGGCTGCGAGAAGTGCGCGCGGACGATGCGGACCCGGATGGTCGCGCAGTACGTCATCGACCGGCTGAAGGTGGGCAAGGAGACCCCGGAGACCCTGCGCGGGCACGAGTACGAGAACCGGGTGCGCGCCGCCGAGGTGATGCGCGAGGGCGGCCGGCTCGACGAGGTGTGCGCCAAGACGGGCGAGACCCGTGCCTGCGCGGTGCTGAAGGCCTGGGACGGGCACTCCGACGTGACCTCGGTCGGCACCCACCTGTTCGAGGCCTTCGTCGAGCGCGCGCCGACCGGGACGAACCTGTGGACGGTCCCGTTCGACGCCAAGAACCCGTTCACCACCCCGCGCGGGCTCAAGACCACCGCGCCCGTGGTCAAGGCGATGCAGGCCGCGATCGATGCCGTCCGCAAGGCCGGCGTCGCCTTCGACGCCCCGTGGGGGAGCCTGCAGGTGGCCGGCGACCGCGGCGCGCCGGCGTACCCGCTCGGGGGCGGGGAGGGCGACCTCGCGGGCAACGCCAACGCGCTCGCATCGATCGCCCCGGCAGGCAACACCGACCGCTACAAGCCGGTCAGCTACGGCTCCTCGCACGTGCAGGCGGTGTCCTACCTCGCCGACGGCAGCGTCGACGCGCGCACGATCCTCACCTACAGCCAGGACGAGGACCCGGCCTCGCCGTGGTCCGCCGACCAGACCCGGCTCTACTCCCAGGAGCAGTGGGTGCGCTTCCCGTGGACGCCCGCCCAGGTGCAGGCCGCACTGGTGCGGACGATCACCCTGCAGGGGAGCTGA
- a CDS encoding WYL domain-containing protein gives MERLVRIAAVLRAAGAAGVPRDRLLEVAGFDGADAPTQLSRELRNLNRLGWLIDNVAEAGDDARYRMTTVDNRLRVRLTPEQQTALRRAVLLADRDDLVERLGLPADARPVEVAAPAPALDGTTSGALSEVVRAVRDRCVLRFGYKGVARVVHPESLQTRNGAWYLRGVEDAAVADAGPVKTFVVDRMAEPEAGPAGSAALVPPVRHAGLHPMTWQLDPPVDVVLRTPARFEPDVRRWLGEPHEVVPEGAGSDDVLLTYRVTNREALRARIYELGTRVRVVGPPEVREDLVAALAAAAGMEYPA, from the coding sequence ATGGAGCGGCTGGTACGCATCGCGGCGGTGCTGCGCGCGGCCGGCGCGGCCGGGGTGCCGCGCGACCGGCTGCTCGAGGTGGCCGGCTTCGACGGAGCCGACGCCCCGACCCAGCTCAGCCGCGAGCTGCGCAACCTCAACCGGCTCGGCTGGCTGATCGACAACGTCGCCGAGGCCGGCGACGACGCGCGCTACCGGATGACCACCGTCGACAACCGGCTGCGCGTCCGGCTCACCCCGGAGCAGCAGACCGCGCTGCGCCGCGCGGTGCTCCTCGCCGACCGCGACGACCTGGTCGAGCGGCTCGGCCTGCCCGCCGACGCCCGGCCGGTCGAGGTCGCCGCGCCCGCGCCCGCCCTCGACGGCACGACGAGCGGCGCGCTCTCCGAGGTCGTCCGCGCGGTCCGCGACCGCTGCGTGCTGCGCTTCGGCTACAAGGGCGTCGCGCGCGTCGTGCACCCCGAGTCGCTCCAGACCCGCAACGGCGCCTGGTACCTGCGCGGCGTCGAGGACGCCGCGGTCGCCGACGCAGGCCCGGTCAAGACGTTCGTCGTCGACCGGATGGCCGAGCCCGAGGCCGGTCCCGCCGGCTCGGCGGCCCTGGTCCCGCCCGTGCGCCATGCCGGGCTGCACCCGATGACCTGGCAGCTCGACCCGCCCGTCGACGTCGTGCTGCGCACCCCGGCCCGCTTCGAGCCCGACGTACGACGCTGGCTGGGCGAGCCGCACGAGGTCGTCCCCGAGGGCGCCGGCAGCGACGACGTGCTGCTGACCTACCGGGTGACCAACCGTGAGGCGCTGCGGGCCCGGATCTACGAGCTCGGCACCCGGGTCCGGGTGGTCGGCCCGCCCGAGGTCCGCGAGGACCTCGTCGCCGCCCTCGCCGCGGCCGCCGGGATGGAGTACCCCGCATGA
- a CDS encoding WYL domain-containing protein: protein MSQVPLYAARIARLPRAFERLAAHPDGLPLADLAAELGVPAAELRDDLLAFYTADVSADWLLGLTRPDVLEFLGPDGSDVDPAEAEIVRFVEETGELGVEYVDAAELALVHTAALALLDLEPDNADLAGALEVLTETLLGTPGDVPRLADRNRSLPLLQEARESRRAARIVYSRAWQPGVSEREIDPYRLVQTRRGWEVDAGPPDEHGRLRTYLLSNIREVTLLDREFVVPEELGEVLAAQRATTTVRVLLPQEARWAADFYAEQVTLVQDDEESVVVDVDLLPPLERRVGQLLLAAGPTAFVIEPPALENAGVVLAEELLLHHSA from the coding sequence ATGAGCCAGGTCCCTCTCTACGCCGCCCGGATCGCCCGCCTGCCGCGGGCCTTCGAGCGCCTCGCCGCCCACCCCGACGGCCTCCCGCTCGCCGACCTCGCCGCCGAGCTCGGCGTACCGGCCGCCGAGCTGCGCGACGACCTCCTGGCGTTCTACACCGCCGACGTCTCCGCGGACTGGCTGCTGGGCCTGACCCGCCCCGACGTGCTGGAGTTCCTCGGTCCCGACGGCTCCGACGTCGACCCGGCCGAGGCCGAGATCGTCCGCTTCGTCGAGGAGACCGGCGAGCTCGGCGTCGAGTACGTCGACGCGGCCGAGCTCGCCCTCGTCCACACCGCCGCCCTCGCCCTGCTCGACCTGGAGCCCGACAACGCCGACCTGGCCGGTGCCCTGGAGGTGCTCACCGAGACCCTGCTCGGCACCCCGGGCGACGTGCCGCGGCTCGCCGACCGCAACCGCTCCCTGCCGCTGCTGCAAGAGGCGCGCGAGTCGCGCCGGGCCGCGCGGATCGTCTACTCCCGGGCCTGGCAGCCGGGCGTCTCCGAGCGCGAGATCGACCCCTACCGGCTCGTCCAGACCCGGCGCGGCTGGGAGGTCGACGCCGGGCCGCCCGACGAGCACGGCCGGCTGCGCACCTACCTGCTCTCGAACATCCGCGAGGTCACGCTCCTGGACCGGGAGTTCGTCGTACCGGAGGAGCTGGGGGAGGTCCTCGCCGCCCAGCGCGCCACCACGACCGTGCGCGTGCTGCTGCCCCAGGAGGCCCGCTGGGCCGCGGACTTCTACGCCGAGCAGGTCACCCTGGTCCAGGACGACGAGGAGTCGGTCGTCGTCGACGTCGACCTCCTGCCGCCCCTCGAGCGCCGGGTCGGCCAGCTGCTGCTCGCCGCCGGGCCGACCGCCTTCGTGATCGAGCCGCCCGCGCTCGAGAACGCCGGCGTCGTCCTGGCCGAGGAGCTGCTGCTCCACCACTCGGCGTGA
- a CDS encoding GAF and ANTAR domain-containing protein, whose translation MNPDRNEIASALTEAAQEIHRHRSLDDTLDAIVRAAQQTVPAFEHVGISITHSNGTIETRAGTGQLVWEVDELQYKLAEGPCYDAIRHGGVTVMDDIDQEERWPRYVDEVRRLGLRAQMGLQLYTDDGALGGLNLYSRAPGVDPDAIQLAELFAAHAAIALGRARHEHQLNESVASRQAIGTAVGIIMERYRIPEDRAFQFLVRASSTSNIKLRAIAQEIVDSTAERFVNEGRA comes from the coding sequence GTGAACCCTGACCGCAACGAGATCGCGTCCGCCCTCACCGAGGCGGCGCAGGAGATCCACCGCCACCGCTCGCTCGACGACACCCTGGACGCCATCGTCCGGGCCGCCCAGCAGACCGTGCCGGCCTTCGAGCACGTCGGCATCTCGATCACCCACAGCAACGGCACCATCGAGACCCGGGCCGGCACCGGCCAGCTCGTCTGGGAGGTCGACGAGCTGCAGTACAAGCTCGCCGAGGGACCCTGCTACGACGCCATCCGGCACGGCGGCGTCACCGTCATGGACGACATCGACCAGGAGGAGCGCTGGCCCCGCTACGTCGACGAGGTACGACGCCTCGGCCTGCGCGCCCAGATGGGCCTGCAGCTCTACACCGACGACGGCGCCCTCGGCGGCCTGAACCTCTACTCCCGCGCCCCCGGCGTCGACCCCGACGCGATCCAGCTCGCCGAGCTCTTCGCCGCGCACGCCGCGATCGCCCTGGGCCGCGCCCGCCACGAGCACCAGCTCAACGAGTCGGTCGCCTCGCGCCAGGCGATCGGGACGGCGGTCGGGATCATCATGGAGCGCTACCGGATCCCCGAGGACCGCGCGTTCCAGTTCCTGGTCCGCGCCTCGTCCACCAGCAACATCAAGCTGCGCGCCATCGCGCAGGAGATCGTCGACTCGACGGCGGAGCGGTTCGTCAACGAGGGCCGGGCGTGA
- a CDS encoding serine/threonine-protein kinase, giving the protein MDPQPPLPPPPPATPPPPPPPPAGYDGPPTQHTLIVPGVDLVEEIGRGGFAKVWRARQVAVDREVAVKIDNRVVDDDTNRRRFVREATAVSRISGHPHVVSLIDVGVTNDNRPYLVMELCANGSLASYLDAHGPLRVDEAIEVGLAVTSALAAAHEAGILHRDLKPGNVLIDAWGTPRLSDFGLAALPQPGQDLSVSLEALTPAYASPEAFAAAPPTTQSDVFSMGATLHAMITGASPRRSTDGRPASVEEILAGLRSELPDPGLPDGAGLMHVIRTATAYDAADRYPTARQLHDALRAIRPGVGSGGLVVGGPEASFTQLRGTVPPSPRSTTAPAPPRRRWPLAVAGAVAGLALGGLGGVLLAPDGAAGDSGDDRDTPTATDRTGDPGAGPSADPLSGAPKLGACYSGVQQIGQALSATSGPCTDGPWEVFEVGRFDEATTDVTTDAVGADPTVDATCTEANLRTYLGDKGRAQRGTFDVFVLPPSTTAYIQGQRWFACLYRATD; this is encoded by the coding sequence GTGGACCCCCAGCCACCGCTTCCGCCGCCTCCCCCGGCCACGCCCCCTCCGCCGCCGCCCCCGCCCGCCGGGTACGACGGCCCGCCCACCCAGCACACCCTGATCGTCCCGGGCGTGGACCTGGTCGAGGAGATCGGCCGCGGCGGCTTCGCCAAGGTCTGGCGGGCGCGCCAGGTGGCGGTCGACCGCGAGGTGGCCGTCAAGATCGACAACCGGGTGGTCGACGACGACACCAACCGGCGCCGGTTCGTCCGCGAGGCGACGGCGGTGAGCCGGATCAGCGGGCACCCGCACGTGGTGTCGCTGATCGACGTGGGCGTCACCAACGACAACCGGCCCTACCTCGTGATGGAGCTCTGCGCCAACGGCAGCCTGGCCTCCTACCTCGACGCGCACGGGCCGCTGCGGGTCGACGAGGCCATCGAGGTCGGGCTGGCCGTGACGAGTGCGCTGGCGGCTGCCCACGAGGCCGGGATCCTGCACCGCGACCTCAAGCCGGGCAACGTCCTCATCGACGCGTGGGGGACACCGCGGCTGTCCGACTTCGGCCTCGCCGCGCTGCCCCAGCCGGGGCAGGACCTGTCGGTGAGCCTGGAGGCCCTGACGCCGGCGTACGCCTCGCCCGAGGCGTTCGCCGCGGCGCCACCGACCACGCAGTCCGACGTCTTCTCGATGGGCGCGACGCTGCACGCGATGATCACCGGTGCCTCGCCGCGGCGCAGCACCGACGGGCGGCCCGCGTCGGTCGAGGAGATCCTCGCGGGGCTGCGCAGCGAGCTGCCCGATCCGGGACTGCCCGACGGCGCGGGGCTGATGCACGTCATCCGCACCGCGACGGCGTACGACGCCGCGGACCGCTACCCGACCGCGCGCCAGCTCCACGACGCCCTGCGCGCCATCCGGCCCGGGGTCGGCAGCGGCGGCCTGGTCGTGGGCGGGCCCGAGGCGAGCTTCACCCAGCTGCGCGGCACCGTACCGCCCTCGCCGCGGAGCACCACCGCGCCCGCTCCCCCGCGCCGGCGCTGGCCGCTGGCCGTCGCCGGTGCCGTCGCCGGGCTCGCGCTCGGAGGACTGGGCGGCGTCCTGCTCGCGCCCGACGGCGCCGCGGGCGACAGCGGCGACGACCGCGACACCCCCACCGCGACCGACCGCACCGGCGACCCCGGGGCGGGTCCCTCGGCCGACCCGCTGTCGGGGGCGCCGAAGCTCGGCGCCTGCTACAGCGGCGTCCAGCAGATCGGCCAGGCACTGAGCGCGACGTCCGGCCCCTGCACCGACGGCCCGTGGGAGGTCTTCGAGGTCGGCCGGTTCGACGAGGCCACCACGGACGTCACGACCGACGCCGTCGGCGCCGATCCCACGGTCGACGCGACCTGCACCGAGGCGAACCTGCGGACCTACCTCGGGGACAAGGGGCGGGCCCAGCGGGGCACCTTCGACGTCTTCGTGCTCCCGCCGAGCACCACGGCCTACATCCAGGGGCAGCGCTGGTTCGCCTGCCTCTACCGGGCGACCGACTGA
- a CDS encoding tyrosine-type recombinase/integrase — MRLRHLSPETIALRLYHVRRAASALGTPPAAVTVEQLTKWLVSHDWKPNTTASYRASLRAFYKWAVFARGTGISHSPAHELPEVRVPRGKPRPTPEPAYRWALRIADERARLAVLLGGVCGLRRGEIARSRSDWLEPGIGGHVLRVLGKGGHERVFPVPDTIARLILSRPEGYLFPSSQGGHLTPAHLGKLVKAALSGPTTHTLRHRAGTKSYNEGGKDLRATQEFLGHAKPETTAIYVGADLSDIRSWMERDVS; from the coding sequence ATGCGCTTGCGCCACCTGTCGCCCGAGACGATCGCCTTACGCCTGTACCACGTACGACGCGCCGCGAGCGCCCTCGGGACGCCGCCAGCGGCCGTCACCGTCGAGCAGCTCACCAAGTGGCTGGTCTCGCACGATTGGAAGCCGAACACGACCGCGTCCTACCGGGCGTCGCTGCGCGCGTTCTACAAGTGGGCCGTCTTCGCCCGCGGGACCGGGATCAGTCACTCGCCGGCGCACGAGCTGCCCGAGGTCCGGGTGCCGCGCGGCAAGCCGCGTCCGACGCCGGAGCCGGCCTACCGCTGGGCGTTGAGGATCGCGGACGAGCGGGCGCGGCTCGCGGTGCTGCTCGGGGGCGTCTGTGGCCTACGGCGGGGCGAGATTGCCCGCTCGCGTAGCGACTGGCTAGAGCCCGGCATCGGTGGCCACGTGCTGCGCGTGCTCGGGAAGGGCGGGCACGAGCGGGTGTTCCCCGTGCCCGACACGATCGCGCGTCTGATCCTGAGCCGGCCCGAGGGCTACCTGTTCCCGTCGAGCCAGGGCGGTCACCTCACGCCGGCGCATCTCGGGAAGCTCGTCAAGGCAGCGCTCAGCGGCCCGACGACGCACACGCTGCGCCATCGGGCCGGCACGAAGTCCTACAACGAGGGCGGCAAGGATCTGCGCGCCACGCAGGAGTTCCTCGGGCACGCGAAGCCGGAGACGACGGCGATCTACGTTGGCGCCGACCTCTCCGACATTCGCTCGTGGATGGAGCGCGACGTCAGCTGA
- a CDS encoding HK97 family phage prohead protease, producing the protein MSNRRRRRGINFPAVTANAGSSLVLAAPGQQAVDTNKRTISGLVVPFGPAGETSGGRLRFKAGSLTFSDPRRVKLLREHDQRDVLGYATELVEREDGSQGPGLYATFHVPEGDDGDRALAEAANGLRDAFSVGVQLNDATLQRLRRTQPGGTVDAAGALREVSQVSVPAFDDARVAAAAGADLVVSSWSPSTPTDPSAAGAGTTTASAGGSMKFTEAKRRRMSQLLAKGSALANAEQTELGQLTQLATAAGITITGATITGDVEVDDAGDGESGDGDAGASASGSAQAGAQLGGPAVVPAVAGAAVVVAEPSTYTFSGDGPSLIRDLYAGSMQRDADAAQRVEQFNAQLADENPATVAALMTAASTRGDVDGVGGDLPPSWGAQPTNRPDLMKAMVDVRRPFASRLNRIPITNAQPFAIPKVGEFDGVGDHTEGTPHRPAGTFSLSGDVVQPVAVSGAWEASRELLDAGNPALDRVAIRAMARDYARKSEGKLITLFNAFAATEANNVYDVATTLKVRAALLNFVNDDEEPADLLAVSKGLLVTLGLDVDDVNRPQLPFVAPSNTTGTLKPGGTGFSIDGVEAFRSARLDTGGANLGAGSGVMARSESILFCESSVAQFRFDEVLGPGVIKFALWAYNGTALLDTADVRILKAGADPTP; encoded by the coding sequence ATGAGCAACCGTCGCCGCCGCCGCGGCATCAACTTCCCGGCCGTCACGGCGAACGCCGGCAGCTCGCTGGTGCTCGCCGCGCCCGGCCAGCAGGCCGTCGACACCAACAAGCGCACGATCAGCGGGCTGGTCGTGCCGTTCGGCCCGGCCGGCGAGACGTCCGGCGGCCGGCTCCGGTTCAAGGCCGGCAGCCTCACGTTCAGCGACCCGCGCCGCGTCAAGCTGCTGCGCGAGCACGACCAACGCGACGTGCTCGGCTACGCCACCGAGCTGGTCGAGCGCGAGGACGGCTCGCAGGGTCCCGGCCTGTACGCCACGTTCCACGTGCCCGAGGGCGACGACGGCGACCGCGCGCTCGCCGAGGCCGCCAACGGTCTGCGCGACGCGTTCAGCGTCGGCGTGCAGCTCAACGACGCCACGCTGCAGCGCCTTCGCCGTACGCAGCCCGGCGGCACCGTCGACGCCGCCGGCGCACTGCGCGAGGTCTCGCAGGTCTCCGTCCCCGCGTTCGACGACGCCCGCGTCGCGGCCGCCGCCGGCGCCGACCTCGTCGTGTCCAGCTGGTCCCCCAGCACCCCCACCGACCCCAGCGCCGCCGGCGCTGGCACCACCACCGCATCCGCAGGAGGAAGCATGAAGTTCACCGAGGCCAAGCGCCGGCGCATGTCGCAGCTGCTCGCCAAGGGCAGCGCCCTGGCCAACGCCGAGCAGACCGAGCTTGGCCAGCTGACCCAGCTGGCCACCGCGGCCGGCATCACGATCACCGGCGCCACCATCACCGGCGACGTCGAGGTCGACGACGCCGGCGACGGCGAGAGCGGCGACGGCGACGCCGGCGCGTCCGCCAGCGGCTCCGCGCAGGCCGGCGCCCAGCTCGGCGGCCCCGCCGTGGTCCCGGCCGTGGCCGGCGCTGCTGTCGTCGTCGCCGAGCCCAGCACCTACACCTTCAGCGGCGACGGCCCGAGCCTGATCCGTGACCTGTACGCCGGCAGCATGCAGCGCGACGCCGACGCCGCCCAGCGCGTCGAGCAGTTCAACGCGCAGCTGGCCGACGAGAACCCCGCCACCGTCGCGGCGCTCATGACTGCCGCCTCGACCCGCGGCGACGTCGACGGCGTCGGCGGTGACCTGCCGCCGTCGTGGGGCGCGCAGCCCACCAACCGGCCCGACCTCATGAAGGCGATGGTGGACGTCCGCCGCCCGTTCGCCAGCCGGCTGAACCGCATCCCGATCACCAACGCCCAGCCGTTCGCCATCCCCAAGGTGGGCGAGTTCGACGGCGTCGGCGACCACACCGAGGGCACCCCGCACCGCCCGGCCGGCACGTTCTCGCTCTCCGGCGACGTCGTGCAGCCGGTCGCGGTGTCCGGTGCGTGGGAGGCGTCGCGCGAGCTGCTCGACGCCGGCAACCCCGCGCTGGACCGCGTCGCCATCCGCGCGATGGCCCGTGACTACGCCCGCAAGAGCGAGGGCAAGCTGATCACCCTGTTCAACGCGTTCGCGGCCACCGAGGCCAACAACGTCTACGACGTCGCCACGACGCTCAAGGTCCGCGCCGCGCTGCTCAACTTCGTCAACGACGACGAGGAGCCCGCCGACCTGCTCGCCGTGTCCAAGGGTCTGCTGGTCACGCTCGGCCTCGACGTCGACGACGTCAACCGGCCCCAGCTGCCGTTCGTCGCGCCGAGCAACACCACCGGCACCCTCAAGCCCGGCGGCACCGGGTTCAGCATCGACGGCGTCGAGGCGTTCCGGTCCGCCCGCCTCGACACCGGCGGCGCCAACCTCGGCGCCGGCTCCGGCGTCATGGCTCGCTCCGAGTCGATCCTGTTCTGCGAGTCCAGCGTCGCGCAGTTCCGCTTCGACGAGGTGCTCGGTCCCGGCGTCATCAAGTTCGCCCTGTGGGCCTACAACGGCACCGCGCTGCTCGACACCGCGGACGTCCGCATCCTCAAGGCCGGCGCCGACCCGACGCCGTGA